A stretch of Tripterygium wilfordii isolate XIE 37 chromosome 11, ASM1340144v1, whole genome shotgun sequence DNA encodes these proteins:
- the LOC120008621 gene encoding acyltransferase-like protein At1g54570, chloroplastic, with protein MTARFGATIVPFGAIGEDDMFELALDYNDYMKIPMLNDYIRDASRKSMRIRDESFGEVASQDIFVPGILPKIYGWFNYLFRKPIETKGMEEALKDKENAKQLYDQIKYEVESNIAYLLKKREEDPYRNTLDRTLYRMLHSPLHEVPAFKP; from the exons ATGACAGCACGGTTTGGGGCCACGATTGTACCATTTGGGGCTATAGGAGAAGATGATATGTTTGAA CTGGCTCTTGATTACAATGACTATATGAAAATTCCTATGCTTAATGACTATATCAGGGATGCCAGTCGTAAATCAATGAGAATCAG AGACGAGAGTTTTGGGGAAGTAGCCAGCCAAGATATATTTGTTCCAGGCATTTTGCCGAAGATATATGGCTGGTTTAACTATCTATTCAGGAAGCCTATAGAAACAAAGGGAATGGAAGAGGCACtgaaagataaagaaaatgcgAAACAACTGTACGATCAGATAAAATACGAAGTTGAAAGCAACATTGCTTATCTGTTGAAGAAGCGAGAAGAGGATCCTTACAGAAATACTCTTGACAGAACATTGTACCGAATGTTGCATTCTCCTTTACATGAAGTTCCAGCATTTAAGCCttga
- the LOC120008646 gene encoding acyltransferase-like protein At1g54570, chloroplastic — MKIPMLNDYIRDASRKSMRIRDESFGEVASQDIFVPGILPKIYGWFNYLFRKPIETKGMEEALKDKENAKQLYDQIKYEVESNIAYLLKKREEDPYRNTLDRTLYRMLHSPLHEVPAFKP, encoded by the exons ATGAAAATTCCTATGCTTAATGACTATATCAGGGATGCCAGTCGTAAATCAATGAGAATCAG AGACGAGAGTTTTGGGGAAGTAGCCAGCCAAGATATATTTGTTCCAGGCATTTTGCCGAAGATATATGGCTGGTTTAACTATCTATTCAGGAAGCCTATAGAAACAAAGGGAATGGAAGAGGCACtgaaagataaagaaaatgcgAAACAACTGTACGATCAGATAAAATACGAAGTTGAAAGCAACATTGCTTATCTGTTGAAGAAGCGAGAAGAGGATCCTTACAGAAATACTCTTGACAGAACATTGTACCGAATGTTGCATTCTCCTTTACATGAAGTTCCAGCATTTAAGCCttga